The Elgaria multicarinata webbii isolate HBS135686 ecotype San Diego chromosome 1, rElgMul1.1.pri, whole genome shotgun sequence genome includes the window ACCAACTCTCAGAGGGCCTGTAGCAAGAGGAAACTAGGAACCTGACCAGAAGCTGGGAGGGAGCTCAGTGCAGTTTTAAAATGGCTTAGGCCATTGTTATATGCCAATGAATGAATAGCTATTGATCGACCATCCGGCCTCAACGACAGTTTCCTGATTTCAAGGGAATGGTGTCAGAAGTGGCCAAAGATTCTTGAATGCTGCATCTGGAAGCACATGACTCACAGTGAGTACTGGAAAGTAGCTGTGCAAAGGATGATCCATAATCCCCACCCTTGTTTCTAGTAAGAAAATTTGCTGAAAACTGGTTGAGATAGGAATGGTGCTTTCAGCTCTTTGTGACAATTCCCGGAAGAGTTAAAATGTCAGAGGCCTTTCAAGTTTCCCTTCTATTAAACGTTGGAGAAGCAGCTctggaaatataaaatacaagtttACAACAAACTAAGGATGGTCCTACTCAAGAAAGAGTGATGACTCCACGTCCCTCTGCAATCCCAAAAGAAAAGTTATATCTGAGTATTATAATTTCTGGGCTACCCACAAATAGGGGAGGAGCAAAGTGTCTCATATGTCACAGAATTGAGGGGAAAAGGAACAGTGAGTCTGAAAATCCGTAGGATGACATGATGAGAGGCAAACTTTTGTTCAGCACCAATGATAAAGGACTGAAGGAGAGACTACTTAGGGCAccagtaggcaacctggtgctctccagatgttttggactacaactcccataatccctctccatagaatcatagaatagtagagttggaagggtcctataaggccatcaagtccaaccccctgctcaatgcaggaatccacctcaaaacatacctgacagatggttgtccagctgcttcttgaatgccttgagtgtgggagagcccacaacctccctaggtaactggttccattgtcgtactgctgtaacaatcaggctgactgggactgatgggtgttgcagtccaaaacatctaaagaatACCTAGATGACTTCTGTAATACTTCTACCTGTGTTTCAACCTAACCTGATGGCTAACCAGGCAGGTTCAACAATCCCAGAGCAAATAGCAGACTTCCAACTATAAGTAGAGCCCAACAGACACAGGCAACTGCAACTTATCCTGTTACTTACATGATCCACAATCACCGGAAAACAAATTCACCAGGTGTTAATGCCTGGCGTTTGGCCCTGCTTAGCATCGTGAGCCATGAGCGCTCCCTAGAGACATGGTGTATGTTGAACTGGTAAAATGTTCTTAACTCCTGAGCCACACAAATGAACAGTGATTGTAGGAAACAACTTGTATGGGAGGcttaggaaggaaaggagagagatgtAATATATGTTACTATTAGTTTAAAACCAACTCCCAGACAATCTCTTCTCAAGAAAAAACTAGTCTGGTGGCTAGAAGCTGGAAAGGTTCGTGATGCAGTCTAAGACAGTCTGAGGCCTGCTCTTAGCATGACGTGCTCTAGCACATGTTCAATTGTCCTCACACTTGAGTATTTTGCCATTTGCACTCTAGCTGTTCTCCAGCCTGTTGCCTGCTGCTTCCCAGAATACAATGAGTAATGTGGAATCTCCTAGACTGGAAAAAGACACTAAGGCAGAATTGTTGATGGCCCATAGTGAGACTAGAGCCTTGACAGAATCACAGTGAGACTAGAGCCTTGACAGAATCACCTTATCTTTCAGAAGTTATCCATCCCTTGtactccatacatttctgagagtGGACCATctaaagcagtggtcttcaactggtgcagacccgagacccacctcagactcccaacctgtaaCATGGGTCTcagtttcacaattgcccaacatggtggcaacaagGACTAACCTTGTGACACACTTTTGGATCATGACCCAccaattgaagaccactgatcaAAAGGGGGGAACTGCAGAGgagaactctctctctcacacacatatatacacacacacttacacacacccTTGCACATATCAATATGATAGTGGACTGGGTATGTAGGAATGTCTCATATATTGTAAGGATCTACGGTTGGAGTTGATGGGCAGGTTTCATTAACCCCAGTTTAGGGCTTTACTTTGGCTCAAAGTGAAGAATAGTAGCTATTCACTTACCCagaagagaggaaagaagaaCATGTGGAGATAATGCTGAATTCTGTTTCTTGGTGATGCTAAGAGTGTGACtggcttctgggagctgactTTTATATCTGTTTCAAGGAGCGTTACAGATAAGGCTGCTGTGGAGAAAATACCATTGGAAGACATGGAACTCGGTGTTTCTGTATCCTCTTTCCTCAGTTATCCATTTTTATCACTTGGGAAAACAAAGCCGCTTCTATTATTTCTTCTACCGTTCAATTTCTCTTTCACCACTGAGCTATCCCAGCAATTTCAGCAGGCTGGAATGCCCCGGGAGGGTAAGAATAGCCAACAATGGCAGAGATAATTCCTGTTGCTTTTTGTCTTCTTGCAGTTGTCGGGGAAGAGGTGAGAGCAATGAATCGGATTGTGAAGCTCTTGCATTGAGCTGTTCTTCTGAAGGAAGTTTCATTCCTCTCTGCCACATTGTGTACCCGAATTTCATTATTCCTCATCCTGGGCAACTTTTCAAtattttttgcagtttttttgTAGTCTCTTTTTAGATCGCTgcgatttcttttttcttttttgaaaacgcTCAATTTCTTCTTATGCCTACAATAAGTGGGGATTCCAGCAACTGAGTTCAAACATGGAATGTTGGGATTCTCTTGGCTTTTTAATCATTGCTCTCAGCTACAATGTAACTATCATAGGTGAGTATCTAGAAATATGCATCTTATTGTTCAAATCTGGCTTCTTTCCTGGAAATTGCATCCTAGTGTTTTTGGCTATTTTCAATAACTACTACTTTAAGAATGTTTTCTTGTAAATGAACAAGGTGGTTGATATTGAAGCTTGGTTATTGTTGGGTTTTGGATGATTTTTGTGTACGGCTGTTCCCTCAGGTGTTTAATGTAGTTCATAAGAAGAAGATAGTGAATATAAGGGTATGAATGTATTAAGCTATACATATTGTAACATGAACTTAAAGAGTGCTAGTTACAGATGAAAATGTTAAGGATTCTTCTTGAAGTAACTTGATGAGCATTTGCTGACCCTAGTTGTGAGTTCGTTAAAATGTTTGCTCATCcagcacactttaaaaatgcatctttATGGTACCAATGAACTTGGATTTTCCCTGTTTAAGATCAAGATTCTGACacgtgattatttatttatttatttatttagagtatttttatcctgcacctcagccaaaaggctctcggagcggcttacaatgtatcaataaagagaacagtccctaccctcaggcttacattctaaaaaaagacatgacacacaaggaaaagtggatggggagggaagagggagaatttTTTACAATgggtcaaagaaaaaaaaaagaaagaatttcttAATTAACCTTCTTCAGCTTGATTTCACCCGAATTTTTGTACTGTTCCAAAAACATTCCTAATTCCAATCCCCTTCTGTCAAATCCAGTTCTGTGGGAGTAGTTATTGTGGATGTTACACTGAGTGCAGTAACTTGGGCTAAATAAGTGTACTAAATAAGGTAATATCTAAGCTCTTAATAGATTCAGGAGCCATAAAGCTTGCTCATCATCTCTAGAGTGAAGATTTATTAATGTTCCCAAACCTGTGATccttatttgtattcattttatatatatataatgtgtgtgttATATTGTAGCTGAGAGCAATCATTAGAAAGCCAAACAGATCCCAACATTCCATGTCTGAACTTGGTCGCTGGAATCCTCACTTACTGAAGGCATAGGAAGAAATTGAGCAAACAGAAAACACGACACCCTAAATAGAGAGCGCAGAAAATATTGGGAAAAAATATTGAAAAGCTGCCCAGAATGAGGAATAATGAAATTATATATacatagaatgaatgaataaaattaagGCTCATTGGTTTGGGAACATTAGTAATCACTGTAGAGATAGTGAGCAAGCTCTATGATTTCTGAATCTATTAAGAGTTTAGAGATTAccctttttggtgtgtgtgtgtgtgtgtgtgtgtgtgttaccctgCACCAGTAAATGGGACTCTCAAAGTAGCAAACCAAGATAGTTAAGAATTAGAGTAATACCAAGAACAGTTACAAAAATGTTTGCCTTATCCCCATCTGTACTTCTCTGTAGTGGTGCAGAGTTGGGCCAGATTAACATCTTTTTAGGTTTGTGCAGAACTTCCAAGTCTTAGTGTATGTGCCTGTGtacataggtgtgtgtgtgtgtgtgtgtgtgtgtgttttgcttcttTCAAATTCATACAAATGTTATGAAAAACCTCCCAAAGCCTTtatactaatagcaaattcaTTCTTGAGTGTAGACCCTTATGTAACTGGAATGACACTAATCCTGCATTAGAGAGAGGTATTGGAAGTCTTTGGGAGATTTGAAGATGTGTTGAAGTACCAAAAAAatctcttctccctgccccccaataAGGCAAAGACTGGAATGCTGGCTGATTgatggaggggggtgggaatggaAAATTGGGAAGGGAATAAGGGCATGACCAGCTGGCTGGCACCCATAACAGGACTACTCCACACACTGCAACATTAAAGACACAATCTAAtgcatggccagatctacaccaagcaggatataacactttggaagtggtatatggtatgtgtcatggaccccaacactttaataccactataaagcagtagcgtagatcctgcccacgtttaaactgaaaaaacgttctacaattcccaccatgctccagccatgctgggagttgcagggcttttttctgtctaaacatgaaatAGGATTGTAGTCTAAATATCTGAATGTGCTTATGAAGGAGATAAAGTTCTGACTTTGGTATTCTATCTAACAACTTCGTCCACATGTTCAGAATTAAAGTGTTTTGACACACAGTTACATATATATTTCCAGTAATTGGAaagtaaatgtttttaaagcttACGATTTCTAAATATCTTGAATGCACTCTGCTCGTTGACCAGAGCCAAAGGATGTGATTTGCTTTGTTCAACTGCTTCCTTCCTTATGTGGCACTTTTAAGACAATGTTGTGtatgggctggggagggggagagtcataggaacacaggaagctgccctaCTGCGGTCTATCTAGCCTCCATACGGTGGTCTATCTAGctccttggtctatctagctcagtattgccgtCACCGTCTGGTAGCAGCTTTCCacggtttcagacaggagtctttccccagccctacctggagatgacggggattgaacctgggcccttctgcatgcaaagcaggtgctcaaccactgagctatgccccctccccataATGCAATCCTTTTGCATGGCGATAAACAATTGCAACTATTTCCACCACACCAGCTTTGGGCAGCGGACCTATGGGAGCAAAAGAATCAAGAATtaattctgtacttcctctttcaggCTGATTTCAACTTGGTGCAGCAACATTTTTTCTCCTGCGTAGGTTGGATATATGCATGCCCAGTACGGAATTGCAGATTCGGAATGGACAGTATGCCTTTCACATTTAGACTATTGTCTGCCAAAAGGCATACTGCTCACCTACGAATTCCGGACCATCATGTGCCATAACCATTATAAttagatggtgatggtgatgatgatgatgataaatttatttattacccgcctctccctctggatcgaggtggagaacaacatcaaatacaaaaatactataaaatacataaaactaattaaaaacatataaaactaataaattatTAAAGTAACAGCCGGAcaacttaaaattcaactgggtaggcctgctggaagagaccagtctttatagcttttttaaattcagaaagactgtagTTGGCAAatttctcccggcaggccattccacagtctgggagcggcagaagagaaggtcctctaggtaatggttgtcagcctagttttcactgactgaggtaaattcttcccagaggattgttcgagagaaggcgatcccgcaagtagcctggacctaaaccatgatGCAGTGTCGTATCACTGGTGTGTTTAGTGCATTAATGTATTTAAGGATCAACAACTACCAGCCCACAAGGGGTTCTCATCTGGGGCCCAGAATAACTCCAAGTCTCAAGGTCCTCAGCCCCCTTCTCTTGGCCCTGCTGCCATTAGTAGTTCATTTGATGGggatgtgagagagggccttctagaTGGCTTCTTCCAGGCATTAGAATTCCCTGCAAAGGAAGGCTAGGCTAGGTTGGATCCCATTCTGTTGGCAGGCAAAgatatttttattcaagcaggcatttGCCATATAAGCTGTGTTGGGttctctttttattctcttaTGGTTGGGCTGTTGGTAGTGTTTCTACTCGGTAGTATCCAgtattagtcctacatagagtagaaccattgaaatgaatgggggttGAGTTAATTGTGATTAACAttggtctcattcatttcaatgggtctgccctACATAGGAATAACATTCAGGACTACCCAATATCTTTGTTTTATGGTtgctttaattacatttttatcttaAATTTTAACTTTTATTATTAGCTCCCTTTTATTATTAGCTCCCTATTATATTCTCCCTTGAGAAGCCATCATTTCCTGGTAGAAAAGCTGAGGCAGAAATGAAGTCAGTAAATATCTCGGCCACTTCCTTGCATGAACCAAGACTCAAGGGACAACTCTTCCGTGTGAACAGCAACAGGGCCTTTTTGAGCACACTCGCCTTTATTACGCATCGCAGCTATTTGCTGCCATATGcaagggaaaacacaggaagggggAATGATCAATTAAGGCATGCAAGGGACAATCTCTACCAAAGCCTTCTGTTGTGGTACAAGTAGTGAAGGGCCCTTCGGCTTCATCTTGGCTGCTGCGTGGGAAGCTGATGCTGGCGGCTCACCAGACTTTGGATTAAAATGCAGTTCATGCTAAACTTTAGTGACCAACCATTCTTGTAAAAATGCCGGGTTTTTATGATATGGTGTTACTCCTTTTATTGATGACGGCTCCACCCTTGTTCTTCCTTTCCAGGGAAGATTTGGTTAACTGTTGTGATCCTGCTGAGATTGATGGTGATATTCTTAGCTGCCTACCCTCTCTACCAAGATGAGCAGGAACGCTTCATCTGCAACACCTTACAACCAGGATGCTCCAATGTGTGCTATGACATTTTTTCTCCGGTGTCCCACTTTCGGTTCTGGCTCATTCAGACTGTGTCTGTTCTCCTCCCTTACGCCGTGTTTGGTGTCTGTGTGTTGCACAACGTGGTCAGGCAGGTTGTGAAGGCATATTCCTCTCCGGACCATCGATACAAAGAGATCAAACCTTTGTCAGGCCACAAAGTCACAAAGAAAACTCCCAAAGGTGCATCAAGGAGCAGAATCACCTGCAGAGCAAACGAAATGGATATTCCTGATTTTTCAGGGGCGTATACCGTTCACCTTCTTCTGAGAATATTGATAGAGGCCGGTTTTGGAGCTGGCCATTATTATCTCTTTGGATTCTTTGTTCCAAGACGTTTCTCCTGTAATCAGCTGCCTTGTACCAGTTTTGTTGATTGCTACATCTCCAGGCCCACTGAGAAATCCATTATGATGCTTTTCATCTGGGGACTCAGCGGCTTCTCCTTTCTCCTTAGCCTCGTTGACCTTGTCTTTGCCTTTCGAACCAATGCTGTAAGAAATCGCAGAAATAAGCTCCTGTTGGAAAGGTTCACGGCTGAGGAGAAATGCAGTGCTGGCCCACATCAATGTGTCAAGCCAAACAAAGATTTGCTCAGACACGGCAGCATCTCCATCCCTGATGACTGTGGCAACTGTTTGCTCAGCTGtgaggttaaggaaggctgctctTTTCAACCAATGTTGACCCCGCAGCAAGCGATAAACTCTAACCTCAACAGTAACAGCAATAAGTTATGCATTGCAGCTACCAGTCAAGATGGCAAGGGAGCGCCTTTCTTTGGACATGAACCGCCAGAGACGTCCTACGAGCAGTCACGACCTGAGCAGCAGCAAGGCTCTCTAAAAGGGGTCTTGACTTTCAGATCCCAGGACGGGTGCCACCATAGAGCTCATTCATCTGCCAGTTGCAACAAGCCCTCGGTTCATTATTCTACACTTGAGAGGAAGGCGTCTGACGTTCAGTCCGTTTGCAGTAGTGCTGGGCGCTCAAGATCCCAAAAGTCTGAATGGGTGTAAAAATACAGATACAAGCAGGGTGTGTTGGAAAAGCTCTTTTGTTGTCAATTTATTGCTGCGACCATTGCCATTACAATAcgattgctgtttttaattaaaatagcaACATAGGATAAGTCCtatatttcctaaatatagaatagtagagttggaaggggcctataaagccatcgagtccaatcccctgctcaatacaggaatcccccttaaagcatccctgacagatggctgtccagctgcctcttgaaagcatctaatgtgggagagcccacaacctccctaggtaactggttccatggtcgtactgctctaacagtcaggaattttttccttatgtccagccaaaatctggcttcctgtaacttgagcccattattccgtgtcctgcactctgggaggatcgagaagagatcctggccctcctctgtgtgtcaacctttcaattatttgaagagtgctatcatgtctcccccaatcttctcttctccaggctaaacatgcccagttctttcagtctctattcatagggttttgtttccagacccctgatcatcctcgttgccctcctctgaacacactccagcttgtctgcatccttcttgaagtgtactGCCCATaactggacgcaacactcaagatgaggcctaaccagggccgaatagagaggaaccagtacatcgcatgatttggaagctacataAAATATTACCATTCTACTTGAGTAGCTAGATGGGCTTCTTTGATTATGGAGATTCGCCAGTCTAGTCTAGGCACATGGAATCTGGAGATGTTCATTCTACAGTGAGCTACGAGCACAGCATATTTAAAGAAAAGGTGGAATACCAAGATCCCTTTTCAGGCATTATAATTGTTTGAAAAGGGGGCTGGTTTGGTGGCCCCATCTGTGCATTGTGCCCTTGCCCCCATCTAGGCATTTGGAGAGAGGGACGATTGGAAGAGGGAACCCTGCTCTGGTTTCAATGTCGTTCAGGAGCCTGTGCATGTAGAGACAGGTGTTTTCTTCAGACCTTTGGCCCaaagtgtgtgtaagtgtgtgtcaTGGGGGAACTATGACCATAGCTGCGTTCTCCACCTTACGTAGTCATAATGTGAGGAAAAAACACCTGAAAAAGGCTCATGGTTGTGGGCGTTCTCTGTGCTGGTGTGAATTTCTTAGGCAAAATTCAGCATTCTAAGAATATCAGCTTTTGTGTTCATTTGGGTGTTAAAAGGGAAGTTTTTagacattggcctaatctacaccaagcaagatattgcactatgaaagcagtatacaaaaggcaggagccacagtactgctttaaagcaggactgaagtgcactgacaaccgttggggcctgttgacacatcccatagaccgctttcatgccTCTTCCatagttctatatcctgcttggtgttgattaggccATTGTGGTTGGAAAATAAGCTTAAAAATGCAGGTTGAAATGTCAGCATCCAGAAGGGGGCTGAGTGAGAATTCCAATAGTCTTCAGTGCTCTGTCTGGCTGCCTTGTCTCTCTCCTCTGAATAGCAAAACTAGAATGAATGGTTGCAAATTAAGTAAGTATATGCAAGCTTATTGAATTTGCCTAATTTATTGAGTTTATAGGTCTAATCTTTCCCTTAGGCTTACATTTGCAGCAATTCTATTGTAGAGTTCATACCACTCATGGCCACGGTGGCATCCTGACCCAATTGAGCATGCTTCGACATGTTATCTCTCTTGCACACATGGGGCTTCCTCATTCATGTCAGTGCAAGGGACATGGCTTTTCATGTAAATTACGAAAGCATCCATGTGTACATTAATGTGCATAGACATACATAGAATTCGGATCTCAGTGTACTTGCATATTTTATGGTCTCCATGGAAAGGACCCAGAAACCATCAACCTTAATTCTGGAGTCAATGTGACAACCCTAAACCATCTACAAGGGAGGAAGACTAAATACAGAACTTGCCTACATATAGAGCTACATACACCTTCCTAAGTAGTCATAGGTCAGGGAGTGGGCAAACTGTGGCCCTCAGAAAATatagcttacaactcccatcatccatcactatTAGATATtcttgctagggctgatgagagttataggccaaaatattGGGAGGGTCATCTGCTGCCTACTCCTGTAGGTGAACCCTATGCCTCCTCAGCCGAGGGATCACAGACAATTGAGTTATCAAG containing:
- the GJD4 gene encoding gap junction delta-4 protein; protein product: MECWDSLGFLIIALSYNVTIIGKIWLTVVILLRLMVIFLAAYPLYQDEQERFICNTLQPGCSNVCYDIFSPVSHFRFWLIQTVSVLLPYAVFGVCVLHNVVRQVVKAYSSPDHRYKEIKPLSGHKVTKKTPKGASRSRITCRANEMDIPDFSGAYTVHLLLRILIEAGFGAGHYYLFGFFVPRRFSCNQLPCTSFVDCYISRPTEKSIMMLFIWGLSGFSFLLSLVDLVFAFRTNAVRNRRNKLLLERFTAEEKCSAGPHQCVKPNKDLLRHGSISIPDDCGNCLLSCEVKEGCSFQPMLTPQQAINSNLNSNSNKLCIAATSQDGKGAPFFGHEPPETSYEQSRPEQQQGSLKGVLTFRSQDGCHHRAHSSASCNKPSVHYSTLERKASDVQSVCSSAGRSRSQKSEWV